DNA sequence from the Colletotrichum destructivum chromosome 9, complete sequence genome:
GCGCGCTGGCCCTTCGAACAGTATGTCGCAGGTTGATCTCCACGTCAGATTGCCGGGGGTACGACTTTAGTCGTGGCCCTCTGTATCGGAACCTTGGGCAGACGACGTTTGGATAGCGCACTACCTCTCTGGGTGACCAGCCATTCATGTCCTTATGCATTGACCACTTGGCCCAGTGCATCGTATAGCAGGGGGAACCGGCCATTCAGGGAGGAGCGCGTGTTTGTCCAAATCTCATGGCCACTCGGGAAGAGGCATCGGCGACagcggagacggaggggcaagatggtgatggcgatgacaATGACAACGCAAGACGAGGGCGACCGTTCTGACATCTGCAGGACGTCGAACGGTTAAACTAGATGCAGATGGGGGGTGAAGGGGCGCATAGTGGTTGCAGCAGGTAAGCAATAACAATGTGCGGTGCGACCAGTTGGAAGCCAGGAGGACGGTGAATCCTAATGGATGTGAACTATCACAAGGCCAACATCTATCGACCAGATTGTCGGAGTGAAAATCTGACAAACAAGGCTCGGCAGCGCGAGATGACGGGGTGAGCCGGGGGGGCTTTGAGTCTTGCGGCACGTCTGAGCATAAGTAGAATCTCGGTCAACGCCCGCCAGCCGTATGCGGCCTAGGTAGTAACAAAGGCGTTGAAGACATGGCGAGATATGACGTACGGGTGGTTGGTGCAGAGGGAGGATTCAACGATGGCGTCTGTTTGTCTGCCAGCCTGTTAGTGTGCGAATAGTGTATCCGTCAGGCAAGCCAAGGCAAGACTAAGCGACGTGGGCATCGGGATGCAATCATTTGGCCGTCTACGCCTTTGGCGTGGGCTGTTGCGTTTGCGTCTGCCTCGGTGTCGATAGTGGTGGGGTAGTGCTGGTGCTAAACGGATGCCCAGCCGGAAATACGATCTGTTGTTGCGGTTGGTCAGGTTGATTTTCTACTCCGCTTCTGCGGgacccctcctcctcgacaaggccggaGAGAACGAAGActgacggcgatgaggtgAGGGTGACACAGGCCGAGGGACGGCGGCGCACCGTTGGAGGAAttggagaagacgaaggGACGAAAGGAGCGGGGCACCCACCACACAATCTAAGCGGAGGCAAAGCGGAGTGGGATCTGGGAAGTTGAGAAgttgggaaggggggaaacaaGGAAAGTGGGCTGGTGGAGAAATGAGCATACAGCGTGGTGTTGCGTGGATGCGGAAGGTGCGAGAGCGCACGAACAGTGTCTGGAAGCCCCAGATGGATCTAGATTATGTAAGGGGATGGGCCTACCCGATCCGATTTTCATCTTCTGAGTTCTTGCATTAGGCCACAAGGCAGCAGGGAGACGTCCTTAGCATCATCCAATGAAAACTTGGATTCGTCGGTCAAGGTTTTGGTTCATTCCGACCCATTAACCTCCAGGTAGCAATAGATACGTACCTCCCTTTACCCTGCCTAGATGCTTACCTAGGTCACGTACCAgatgtacatcgtacagcGACTTGTCTAGGCATCCACATCTGTCAAACTGTTAGGCAAGCCCGGGCATCCAGGGTGTTTCTCAACCTTACGCATACAGGGCTTCCAGAACTACAGCACGTGGCTACAGTAGGGGAGTGCACCGTGGCTCCCAAGGTCGATGTACACTAGGTACAACTTCTTGACCGAGGCACTCTCACACCTAGGCAGGTAGACATCCGTACTCCATACGGAGCACTACCTTAACAATACGGGTATCTCCGCCCCTGTCATTCGAAAAACCAAATTGCCAACCGTTCTCTTTCCCATTGAGGTTGAGGCACCACCCCACTAGTCAAGGCCTTCAAGACAGAGGAGGGCAGGCCACACACGCATGGTAGATAGAAAGGGAGGAAtgaagggaagaaggagaggtAAGGGGAGAAGGAACAAATTGCCTTAGTTCCCCTTTCCTTCCTCTCAGGATGGACAACAACACACGGGCGCGGGCCAAGTTTGGGCCGAAGGTGGCAAAAGACGGGAAGGGAACGAAGCTTGGGAAAGAAGCTTGGGGCCCCCGAAAACTTATCCCAACGTCAGCCTGGTCACCTCCGGACCTGAGTCCGGGCTTTCGCTGACCTCCCAGTCtcagtcccagtcccagtcccagtcccagtcctAGTCCCCTCTTCGGCACCGTCGCTTGCGACTGGCTTGTCAGTTGTCGccctccatcgtcaccctcAAGCCCTCAAACATCACCCACTGCGTATTGCCTGCAATGGGCTCGCTGCCCATCATCATTTGGAATCGCCAGACATGACATGACCAATCTTACCTACTACCCCTACTGTCAATCCGACCGGCTTCTATAGCTTTGGCCGGTCCTTTTACTTTATTCTTTTACTTCCATTTTCTTCCGTCCGACGCCCCATCCGACCTCTCCAGGGATGTTTGGCAAGACAAAAGTCGACATGCGGAGCATCGACCATGATTCCCTGTACGGATACTGACTCTGGTCACGGACACATCTGTCAACCAAAATATGTAGTCtatcgccgtcgtcgaccatgCGGGTGGGGGAACACGCGACATTTGCGACGAGCAACATCATGATGGCAAGGAAAAGACACTTCAAGGCATTGCACGACATGCTCTACTTTGCTGCATCCGATCCCTGACGCCATGCCTGCCTACCTTTTAGCGTTTTCCCAGTCCCTCTTAATCGATGTCCCTTTCACTGCGCATCTCATTCTCGACGAGACTAGAGAAACTCGCCGCAAGCCTCGTGCCTTCATTGCTGGGAGAATGATGGACCTCGGACGGAAACAACGACTATCTCTAGAGACAACGCGCCGATTCCATCACGCGCTAGACCTTCGGCATCATCCAATGCAATGCACCGATGTCTCGGCGTCTCTGGTTCTACGAGCTTTTGCACACTTGCTTTCCTATCGTGCCTAAGATGTGCGCCAGGTGGCCGAGCACCACACCACAAACCGGCGCAATTACCCGTCCATCAATCCACCATAGCCGCTGCCACGCCATCTAGCCAACATCACCAACCATATGGCACATTTGAGCTGAAGCTGGCGTTGTCGTTTCTGACGACTGGCTGGGATGCCGCTACGCTCTCGCCAGTGACCACTGATGACACTGGCGAACATCCCgccccttctcttccccctgCCCAGCCACTGACCCTCCCCTCGACCAGCCCAATCTGCGATCCAGTCGTCGCAGCGGGCCAATTACCGTGGAACGTCTCCCCTGCCCCGATTCAATGGTCCCCAAAAGTCGTACCATTTTCATCCATGATCAGAGATTGCCAAACTCGAGGCGCTACCAAAATGCTAAAAGTCCGCAAGTCAAACCTTAAGGTTGGCTGCTAGAATGCTATTGCCGCTGTGTCCGCTACAGCAGGTTCGTATAGACGGTCCGAAATACTGAATCGGCACAGCTGACATCAAACGTTAAGTCTGGGTTGAGTGGTCCCCCCTCTCCGCACCACATATCTCGTCAACCGACCACAACAGTGCTTAGAAAGGATTCTGGCGTGAAACTTTGAATGAAGACCATCTGCATAGCAGTCAATCAATCGGCCTTCTGTCGCCGCCAATCTGgctcccttcccccctctttctcatACCCCAGTCCGCGACTGGACGAATACTTGGATAATACGATGCGTTACCTGAGGTCCCCGACACCCCCCTGTCCACACTGACCGGTACATGCAAAGGCACCCgcatctcctccctctggTCCATGGCGGCTTCCAGTCCAACACACCGCACATCTGGTCCTGGGCATTGGTGCCTTGCCCCTGTCCTCTCCACATAACCCCAAGAACACCACACCTAGGGAAAGATCTTGTCCCTCAGGAGCAAAGGGAATAAGGACGTGCCGTTGAGAACTTGAAGCATCGTACCCAGGCCTCGATGCCCTTGCTCTTGCGCAGGTACCTCTACACACACATCGGGTCTCTGTGCAAATACAACATCCACTCACACAACAGGGAGTCCACACCTGCTCTTGAACCGCACTCAAGGGATTCATGGGTCCGAGCAGTGTTGGCAGATCTACGCTGTGTTCTATACTACACGTACTTACAGAGCAACATAGGTAGGCAGGCATCCAACCCCGGACCACAGGGGCGGCAGTATGTATGTACGAATGCTCCCTAGTATCTGAGAATATGCGGTATAGGACGCTCACATATTCGGGTGTGAGGACTCGGTCGCTGATCTCACTTTTGTCATTTCCACTCATAACTGGCACGCTCGCGTTTTCTCTAAtctttccccctctccctctcccatttccttcctttctcttcctccctcgcccCTCCCTTCACCACTGAACCATCCCATCCCACTCCCTCAAGCAAATCTTACTGTGTTGACTTTGTAACCACCGAGTCATCCATCACCTACGAAACCCACTCGATCGGTGTCAGATTCAGATCCAAGGCACGATCTCAGCAGTGCGACGCACAACAGCCGAGAGCGATCGCGCGCCTAGTTCGGCCGACGGCTTCCATCACGCTTTACACCCGCCGTCATATCTCTCGTCTTCTGGCATAGACGCCCCCTGAACTATCGCTTCCGTACCAAAGCAAAacgggacgacgacgacgcctcccTCTCATCCTGTCTCTTCAGCACTCGTTGTAAAGTGCGCCCGCTTTCCAAAGCACTAGACCGGCATCAAAAAGCAACGGCATCGAAAAGAAATCATAAATTCCACAAGCCCGCCCCAGGTCCACGGTATTTGGGACAGCTCACGCCCCCCTCGTCCTGCTTGGAGCTTCACTCCCAGACCCCGTCGAAATATCTAGGCCACCCCAACTAGCCCCCAGCGACGGATTTTAACAGTGTatgtgtgtggtgtgtgcgtgtgtatAGTGTGGTGTGTACTGGAGGAAATATTCGAAGAACAAAAAGGCCGCCACAAAAGGCAGCGGGCGTGGTAACTTGGCCGACGCTAGGCCGATTTCCCCTTCTCAGCCCTCGGGGCCTTTTCTCAACCTCTACACGCCCAACCGGAGCCAGCATtacacccccccccccccccccccggagATCTATCTGacgcccacccctccctaTTTTATTaacacccctcccctcccccctccacaagaaagagagataCATACGGTGACCTTTCCCGTCCCGCCACCACGCAACACACGCGCCCGATAGCTTGATCAGATCTTGCCTACCGGGTACCCAGctggagaggagagagaaagagagagagacaggtCCAACCAGCCTAACCTAACTTCATCTCCTAAACCCAGGCCAAGCCAcccaccacacaccacactgTCTCTGGTTTGGGTTGGTTTTTTGGTCGCCCATTTCTCACTTCTTCTTTTGCCTccatcttttttttttcttcctcttccttgccTGGCTTTTGTTCTTACATGACTCTGAGCCTCCCACCCATCAACCATCTCCCTATCATCTCCACCCACCTACACCAAAACTTCGCCGGACTCCTGTCTTGACGCCGACCTCACGGGCTAGACTCGCTCTATCCCCTCTCACGCTTTGGCCGCACATTAGATGCACAGAGGCTCGTAGATTGCATCTGGGGTTTCTGTTCACCATATCATCTGTTCTCCCGGCAAACCCGCTATGGAAGCGGGCGGATCTGGTCCTAGGCAAAGGTTGGTTCCATCCTCCCGCCGACGCCCCCTCCCGTTCATTCATCATTTCGCCGGTTCCcctacccccctccttcgaGATCAGACATTAACCAGATCCTTCCCATTTAACAGCCGTCCACTTTCTGCCAGTCATCCTGATCGCTTTGagcctcgtcatcctccacCAAGAGAACCCCTCGACCGACACTACCGCGACGGCCCCGCCATGGCGACCGCAGCCCTTATTAGCCCAAGCTCGACCCATTACGGCCATCCCTCATCCTTCTCTTCTGGCTATCAGCACGCAACTCCAGGACCTAGTATCGCAGGCATGATTTCGCCGATTgaacctcgacgaccttcGGACGAGTCCGAGACCCCTCATCGACAGTCGCTCCCTTCGCTCTCTGAGGTCATTTCGGGAGCCAAGCCCAGCCCTTATCCGCCCTCCCAAGCGTCCAGCATGTCAGGCTCCCAGAGCTTTCCTTCGCCCTTCGCACCTGGTCCGCCGCGGTCCTACGCCGAGTCTTCGACCGACAAGAACTCACCCAGACCTTCTCACCCCGCGTCGACGTATGCGCCCAGGCAAGAAGCCCTGCCGGCCATGTCAGATCCTCCAAGACCTCCACCATTCGGCGGTCGGCCACCCGCGCCCTTGAGCAGCTTTTCTGCGACTCAGCCCAGCCCCCCTCACAAGTCGGAGCACATGCGTGACATCGATCCCAGGGCCGCCGAGCCTGCCGGCCCTTACGCGCAACaccaaccgccgccgccgccgataTATCCTCACCCAAGCCAGCTCCCGCCAGGACAGGTTCCTCTGCCGGCGTACCCTGTCTCGCCTCGTCACGGCGGTCCGCCGCTGCCTTCCCCGTTTGAAGCGCAGCGTCCCGCAGCCCATGCTGAAGAGGCCGAGTACAGCTCCGGGCGCCCTCAGTATGATCGTACCCTCGTCACCCGTCACCTGGATGCTTGGGGATACCAGGATTGTCTTTCTAGAGTGAGTGGCCCCGCTGTGAGCACGTGTCCGTTAAGCTTACCAATAAGTACTCTCAGATGGCTGGATCCGCAAGGACGATCTATAACTTTGCAGAGGCGTATGGCAGAATCGCGGCCGAGCAGCATGGTGGCCACCCGCTGCCTGATCGGCTTCCCACCGAGCGGGAAGTGATGGAAATGTTGGACAACGTGGACTACATCCGAAACTCACTGGACTCGGTTCGACAACTTATCAAGGAGAGTGAACAACGCGTACGGGCGGCCGGCAAACAGAAGGGctacgaggacgaggacatgcCGATGTACGACGGCATGAACAAGAATAACTACGGCATGACGGAAGTCAAGAAGCGACGAGGGGTAAGTCTGCTCGAGACCCTAATATTATGCGAGATAGGATTTAGAAGCTGACTTGGTGCAACAGAGGGCCGCACCTCCAGGGAGATGCCACAGCTGCAATCGAGTCGATACGCCGgaatggcgacgaggacctgaCGGCGCCCGGACGCTTTGCAACGCGTGCGGTCTGCACTACGCCAAGTTGGAGCGGAAGCGTCAGCTCGAAGCTCGACAAATCCGCCCCAAGCCCTCTGACGAGAGGAGCTAACACGACGTCGACTGGCCTGGGGAAACTCGGAACTCCAACAGTACATACTGCGACGGAAACCTTTCTTGGGCTGACTCTGCGGCCACGGACTCGTCGCCGATGCTACATCGTATTCGGGTCTGTTCGCACCATCACACACGTACACACAAACCTCGGATACCCCCCGTTACCATCGACTGGCACCTCACCAAACGAACAACGCCCGCACTGCGTCAACTTGGAGACAGTAGCTATAACACTCTGTACCCGACTCCCCTTTCTTACCTTTCAATACCCGGCGTCGACTTTCCACACGTTTTTGATTGTATATATCCCGCTCTTCACCACATTCATCGGATAGGCACCGAAGGGACAGGGCATTCATCTGGCGGCGTTTACCACCTTTGTGACTACGACACTTTCGTTTTATCATCAAAATCATTCCATGTCCTGTACTGCGAGCGGGGACCCGGCTTTTTGTAAACAAAGGATTCGGcgccacccacccacacacaaTCACCCACACGGCGCATAACGACATGCCTTGGAGCGAGCAACCGCAGACCGACAGTCGATCGTTTTTCGAAGCAAGTTACAACGACATCTCCaaccttcttttcttctccttttcctaCTTTACGTTTTTCCTTGACTGCTGTCGGCAAGGGTTCCCTGGCGAATCGGGACAAaatgggagagagagacatagtgagagagtgagagcaTTTTCAAACAAGTCCCTTCGCGGACGGGAAGTAGACAAGGACGTCGGCGTCACGCGGCAGAAAAGAGTCGACACCTTGGATTGGCGCAAGGCCCCATTGGTTTTCCGTGtctccttttttcctttttcttttccttctttcctttttaCAATCATCATCCACGGTAACCGGTGGCAAGAGAGCAAGAGAGCAAGAGAGCAAGAGAGCGCAGATTCTATTCCGGCCACGGGCTGTGCAGGGTCGCACACCGAACAGTTTTAGCTGAATTCTTTTATTTAATTGTATAAGTAGCCAGGAGGGGGCGAGATACCATGGGAGGAGGCTACGGCGGGGAAAAGGTAAAACACTTTTAgggaatggatggatggatgggagggaggaagaggggatCATTGCGTATTCCTGCACAGGATGAGGGTGGTAACACAGAAGATCCCAAGGGGGAAACTTGAGAAATGAACCTGAGAAAGACTCTGTGTGGTTTCAAAAAACACCTGTTCTTCCCATATGAAAGTGACATGCTGTGAATCATTATTCTGACGTATGTAGCAGACAACGATGTGGGGGTCTATTTCGGGACATGCCATCTAGGTCTGGGCAGTAAGAGAAAGATGGACAAGGTtggcagcgaggacgacccTCGGGCGAGGCAAATCAACCTACACGCCCAACCGCCCCCCGCCTCCACACTCCTTGCTGCCTCCCTCAGTAGTTCCCGCTCGCGACCGGCATCTGATCGGGTCTCAAGGAGAGGAACATGTGAGATCTGAGCTGGTTAACACGCCGGACTTGGCTTGATGAGcaggtgatgatggcggtgggACTGAGATTCGAAGCCTGGGGGCACTGGTCAaggggggtgtgtgtggtgcAGTGGACGTGGTGAACGTGTGATGAGCGGGAGCGGGAATCTCGGGTGGATGTTGGTTTGCATGAAAATGTGAGAAGTGACCATAAGGGTCCTTTGAACGTCATGGCACATCAACAGACTACGGGCGCATGTATGTGCTGCTTGCCTGGTATTTGCTGCGCAGAACGTTGctccctctcttttcttcaAAGGAATGGGAGGAACCCCCCCCCGTAACGAAGTTATGCCCTCCTACCACTCCATATCCCGCATCGTCCGGCTCCTCCGGGAGTCTTATGCTGCCAGGGAAGCCAGACTCTCGCGTATCATGCgaaacgacgacgatgacaacgacAATATTAACGTACGT
Encoded proteins:
- a CDS encoding Putative Zinc finger, GATA-type, Zinc finger, NHR/GATA-type produces the protein MEAGGSGPRQSRPLSASHPDRFEPRHPPPREPLDRHYRDGPAMATAALISPSSTHYGHPSSFSSGYQHATPGPSIAGMISPIEPRRPSDESETPHRQSLPSLSEVISGAKPSPYPPSQASSMSGSQSFPSPFAPGPPRSYAESSTDKNSPRPSHPASTYAPRQEALPAMSDPPRPPPFGGRPPAPLSSFSATQPSPPHKSEHMRDIDPRAAEPAGPYAQHQPPPPPIYPHPSQLPPGQVPLPAYPVSPRHGGPPLPSPFEAQRPAAHAEEAEYSSGRPQYDRTLVTRHLDAWGYQDCLSRMAGSARTIYNFAEAYGRIAAEQHGGHPLPDRLPTEREVMEMLDNVDYIRNSLDSVRQLIKESEQRVRAAGKQKGYEDEDMPMYDGMNKNNYGMTEVKKRRGRAAPPGRCHSCNRVDTPEWRRGPDGARTLCNACGLHYAKLERKRQLEARQIRPKPSDERS